In one window of Arachis ipaensis cultivar K30076 chromosome B06, Araip1.1, whole genome shotgun sequence DNA:
- the LOC107646226 gene encoding protein MAIN-LIKE 2-like, with protein MGDNPDRLYCLDGVAHIAGVINEEAHRCITSMRRQQGMRLDEKIVPYLQMAGLYHLARLNEIWFRLDEPLASAFVERWRPETHDVAYQLGLSIDGHYVSGCLTEFERYIEDGHLAWVWFEELLGVLPHANCIDKFTVRCSWMHNTFRELPDGANDATVRRYV; from the exons ATGGGGGATAACCCAGATCGTCTTTATTGTTTGGATGGGGTTGCCCATATAGCTGGTGTCATCAATGAAGAG GCCCACCGATGTATCACCAGCATGAGACGGCAGCAGGGTATGCGCCTGGACGAGAAGATTGTTCCATACTTGCAAATGGCTGgtttataccatcttgcgagactGAACGAGATTTGGTTTAGGTTGGATGAGCCATTAGCTAGTGCATTCGTGgagcgatggcgtccggagaCACAC gacgtggcgtaccaATTAGGGCTGTCGATCGATGGACATTACGTCAGTGGATGCCTGACGGAGTTTGAGCGATACATCGAGGATGGTCACCTAGCTTGGGTGTGGTTCGAGGAGCTGCTGGGTGTTTTGCCTCATGCGAATTGCATCGACAAGTTCACTGTGAGATGCAGTTGGATGCATAACACATTCAGAGAGCTTCCTGATGGCGCCAACGACGCCACTGTTAGGAGGTATGTCTAG